Proteins from a single region of Nitrososphaerota archaeon:
- the thyX gene encoding FAD-dependent thymidylate synthase — MRVKLLYSTDLAALKRAVSQKGVAFDSGVMLDHVVYMFEIEDCSRVTTHQLVRHRAASYDQESQRFSAATREGVITPPTIQSNEVAYKAYDEALRGVYSAYEKMVAAGVPKEDARYILPSAIKTKLIVTLSARSLMHMVWQRTALQAQWEIRELATVLHRLAKEATPELWTKIIER; from the coding sequence GTGCGGGTTAAGCTCCTATACAGTACCGATCTGGCCGCCCTCAAGAGGGCCGTGTCTCAGAAGGGCGTGGCCTTCGACTCTGGGGTTATGTTGGACCACGTCGTGTACATGTTCGAGATAGAGGATTGCAGCAGAGTGACGACCCATCAATTGGTCCGTCACAGGGCAGCTTCATACGATCAGGAGTCGCAGCGGTTCTCGGCCGCCACCAGAGAGGGGGTGATTACTCCACCGACCATCCAGTCCAACGAGGTTGCGTACAAGGCCTATGACGAGGCCCTCAGGGGTGTCTACTCCGCCTATGAGAAGATGGTAGCAGCAGGGGTCCCTAAGGAAGACGCCAGGTACATCCTCCCCAGTGCCATCAAGACGAAGCTAATCGTTACACTAAGTGCACGGAGTTTGATGCACATGGTTTGGCAGCGGACCGCCCTCCAGGCCCAGTGGGAGATTAGGGAACTCGCCACGGTTCTGCACCGCCTTGCCAAGGAAGCCACCCCTGAACTCTGGACAAAGATCATAGAGAGATAG
- a CDS encoding Lrp/AsnC family transcriptional regulator: protein MSRAKSIQKLRDESPNLEAKIIAAIGQAGPRNVAQISRMTGAHQETIRYKIKKRFGRLGFKFHAEVDFDKLGLSLHWGSLDFTKPYYGVAPQILKAMNEVGYLTYFGKLVPQGNYVTLFALPEGTTEQYRGFLSDLVAKGILRGFDLEQVAASKHKAMDPRFFNFRSGRWEVEWDKVADQPPSLFPAEPKPRIADFDLYDLLVIKELQKDSLQHLTDIARKLKLHQKTLEYHYRTHIQKWNLVPSYRIRWAQDLVKRPVHSTVITRLAFRGLGRQEFKEVQAAVSKIPFLWVEDLLRNGDYVTMLYVPVADMVNMSSYIDLAAPNLPSKPELSFVKPTEAFWFTIPYNMRQNGEWKFNARQIERALQKASAIPFQK from the coding sequence TTGTCTCGTGCGAAGTCAATTCAGAAACTCAGAGATGAATCACCCAATCTCGAAGCAAAGATCATCGCCGCCATCGGCCAGGCAGGACCCAGGAACGTAGCCCAAATCTCCCGCATGACGGGCGCGCACCAAGAGACCATAAGGTACAAAATCAAGAAGCGCTTCGGGCGCCTAGGGTTCAAATTCCACGCAGAAGTCGACTTCGACAAACTCGGACTTTCTCTTCACTGGGGCTCCCTCGACTTCACGAAGCCGTACTATGGTGTGGCCCCCCAGATACTCAAGGCGATGAACGAGGTAGGGTATCTCACATACTTTGGCAAACTCGTACCGCAAGGGAACTACGTCACACTCTTCGCCCTTCCTGAAGGAACGACGGAGCAATACAGGGGCTTCCTCTCCGACCTCGTGGCCAAAGGCATCCTCAGAGGGTTCGACTTGGAGCAAGTCGCGGCCAGCAAGCACAAGGCCATGGACCCCCGGTTCTTCAACTTCAGATCAGGGAGGTGGGAAGTCGAATGGGACAAGGTAGCTGACCAGCCACCATCCCTGTTTCCTGCCGAGCCCAAACCCAGGATTGCCGACTTCGACCTCTACGACCTTCTCGTGATAAAGGAGCTCCAAAAAGACTCGCTCCAGCACCTCACGGATATTGCCAGGAAACTCAAGCTGCACCAGAAGACCCTTGAATATCACTATCGCACGCACATACAGAAATGGAACCTGGTTCCGTCCTATCGTATCCGGTGGGCCCAAGACCTAGTCAAAAGACCAGTCCACTCCACAGTCATCACCCGATTGGCCTTCAGAGGGCTCGGCAGGCAGGAGTTCAAAGAGGTACAGGCGGCGGTAAGCAAGATACCCTTTCTCTGGGTGGAAGACCTGCTCCGAAACGGAGACTACGTCACAATGCTTTACGTGCCAGTGGCTGACATGGTCAATATGTCAAGCTACATCGACCTGGCCGCCCCAAACCTACCATCAAAGCCGGAGTTGAGCTTCGTCAAACCCACAGAAGCGTTTTGGTTCACTATACCCTACAACATGCGCCAGAACGGCGAATGGAAATTCAACGCGAGACAAATAGAGCGGGCGCTTCAGAAAGCTTCCGCCATTCCGTTCCAAAAATAG
- a CDS encoding winged helix-turn-helix transcriptional regulator gives MVDYATYGLLTASFFFVALSFALLFRYRQLSQRINTSTEIGQDLWSSLEQRLKKQDERILDVVTRMEVIQARVMSAAASSAALSPLPQVVPHKALTHEKSEPEATFITRQPKSQGSQASQDLPNAHMAPKVPDETQLAVLRLLRDGPKNTRTLTDEVQKSREHTARIMKELFGAGLVTRNNTSKPFIYQLTEEGRRYISNAPTDNRQPTTDSRPL, from the coding sequence ATGGTCGACTACGCGACTTACGGACTCCTGACCGCCTCGTTCTTCTTCGTGGCCCTGTCATTCGCTTTGCTCTTCCGATATAGACAGCTGTCACAGAGGATAAACACCTCTACTGAAATCGGCCAAGACCTTTGGTCCTCACTAGAGCAACGTCTCAAGAAGCAAGACGAGCGAATACTCGACGTCGTGACAAGGATGGAGGTGATTCAGGCTAGGGTGATGTCCGCCGCCGCATCTTCTGCAGCGCTCTCTCCGCTCCCACAAGTCGTCCCGCACAAGGCACTGACGCACGAGAAATCCGAGCCCGAAGCAACTTTCATCACAAGACAGCCAAAGTCACAGGGGTCACAGGCATCACAAGATCTTCCTAACGCTCACATGGCCCCCAAAGTACCAGACGAAACGCAATTAGCCGTACTTCGACTTCTTCGTGATGGTCCTAAGAACACCAGGACGCTCACGGACGAGGTGCAGAAGTCCCGAGAGCACACCGCACGTATAATGAAAGAGCTGTTTGGCGCGGGCCTAGTGACTCGGAACAACACCTCGAAGCCGTTCATCTACCAGCTGACCGAGGAGGGGCGCCGCTACATTTCTAACGCGCCGACTGACAACCGACAACCGACAACCGATTCACGCCCTCTGTGA
- a CDS encoding class I SAM-dependent methyltransferase translates to MRAGDSDAYGHEVWDYFVGRLGNEVIERDDGLVDPSAEAPAMYFAPLKDWPAVERKGVAFMKGRVLDVGCGAGRVGIYLQRRQGFDVTGIDTSPLALKVARARGLRKARLLAFGDIGFPPRSFDSVVMYGNNFGLFGSRARARRLLKRLHRMTTAEATIVCSSVDPYKSDDPVHIKYQEQNRAKGRMSGQVRIRARYRTYVGKWFDYLLVSPKEMRELSEGTGWRVDRLFVSKGGPLYVAVMRKEARSRAVVSKHPNPG, encoded by the coding sequence TTGCGCGCGGGCGACTCGGATGCGTATGGTCATGAGGTGTGGGACTACTTCGTGGGGCGCCTGGGAAACGAGGTCATTGAGAGAGACGATGGTCTGGTGGATCCCTCCGCTGAGGCGCCAGCCATGTACTTCGCGCCCCTGAAGGATTGGCCCGCAGTAGAGCGGAAGGGGGTGGCCTTCATGAAGGGGCGGGTGTTGGATGTAGGTTGCGGGGCCGGTAGGGTGGGGATCTATCTCCAGCGGCGCCAGGGCTTCGACGTCACTGGCATCGACACTTCTCCTCTGGCTTTGAAGGTAGCCAGAGCCAGAGGCCTCCGGAAGGCGCGCCTGCTTGCTTTCGGGGATATCGGCTTCCCACCGCGGTCGTTTGATTCCGTCGTCATGTATGGGAACAACTTCGGACTGTTTGGAAGTAGGGCGAGAGCGAGACGCCTCCTGAAGAGGCTGCATAGGATGACCACAGCCGAAGCGACGATTGTCTGCTCGAGTGTCGATCCCTACAAGTCAGACGACCCAGTTCATATCAAGTACCAGGAGCAGAACAGGGCAAAGGGAAGGATGTCAGGGCAAGTCAGGATCAGGGCAAGGTACCGCACATATGTGGGGAAGTGGTTCGACTACCTCCTAGTGTCCCCCAAGGAGATGAGGGAGCTGTCCGAGGGGACGGGGTGGCGGGTCGACCGTCTGTTCGTGTCGAAGGGCGGCCCTCTGTATGTGGCAGTCATGCGTAAAGAAGCGCGGAGTCGGGCCGTCGTGTCTAAACACCCCAACCCAGGATAA
- a CDS encoding BlaI/MecI/CopY family transcriptional regulator, translating into MIRRVKFELEDDHRRKTFHTIEGPVTRSDLMRTMDALEMMDLAAEPRVQAPDQLTFFGRVQTLLETTFATGDFSSSDVAREIEEKYGQPVKLSTISTYLSRLADRQQIRREKFGNSWVYRRVYLKPAQIAER; encoded by the coding sequence TTGATTAGACGGGTAAAGTTCGAACTAGAGGACGACCACAGACGCAAGACCTTTCACACCATCGAAGGACCAGTAACAAGGAGCGACCTGATGCGGACAATGGACGCTCTCGAAATGATGGACCTTGCTGCCGAACCACGGGTTCAGGCCCCCGACCAACTGACGTTCTTCGGCAGAGTGCAGACGCTCCTGGAAACCACGTTCGCGACAGGAGACTTTTCGTCATCCGACGTGGCTAGGGAGATCGAAGAGAAATACGGCCAGCCCGTGAAACTGAGCACCATCTCTACCTATCTGTCTCGCCTAGCGGACAGACAACAGATCAGACGGGAGAAATTCGGGAACTCCTGGGTGTACCGACGGGTGTACCTGAAGCCCGCCCAAATCGCCGAAAGGTAG
- a CDS encoding aminotransferase class III-fold pyridoxal phosphate-dependent enzyme gives MLVSLKSRKFARVEGKLPGPKASLVVKNTAKFVSPSISRFYPLVVESAHGSLVKDVDGNQFIDFAAGIAVLSTGSTHPEVVQAIKDQAEKFIHFSYTDFYYSNLVELSEKLLPLIPGDGRKMVYYGNSGAEAIEAAMKLTRNATKRPLFLAHSGAFHGRTMGALSLTASKPMQRKGSLPLIPDVVHFPFPYCYRCPWKQTFPECDYYCVDYFKEQYLEKFVNVDDVAAYFFESIQGEGGYVPAPPDYFKKMEFLRKEGVLFVSDEIQTGVGRTGKFLGIEHYGIIPDVVTIAKGIASGLPLSATIARAEVMETWKPGQHASTFGANPVAVQAALATLDVMKSEKLMENANRVGGRAKKRLLEMKEKYEIVGDVRGKGLFLGVEIVKDKKSKARGEAEVKRIVDYCFQRGVLVITAGRNTLRLVPPLNIAEDVMDEGLDIVEEAVAAVNSAATKA, from the coding sequence ATGTTGGTTTCTTTGAAGTCGAGAAAGTTTGCAAGGGTCGAAGGGAAGCTCCCGGGTCCCAAAGCCAGTCTGGTGGTAAAGAACACAGCCAAGTTTGTGTCGCCGTCCATCTCAAGGTTCTATCCCCTTGTCGTGGAATCTGCCCACGGATCACTAGTGAAGGACGTCGATGGGAACCAATTCATCGACTTCGCGGCAGGTATTGCGGTCCTCAGCACCGGGTCGACCCACCCGGAGGTGGTTCAGGCCATCAAGGACCAGGCTGAGAAGTTCATCCACTTCTCCTACACCGACTTCTACTACAGCAACCTCGTTGAGCTCTCGGAGAAACTCCTCCCCCTCATACCTGGGGATGGCCGGAAGATGGTCTACTACGGCAACAGCGGCGCCGAGGCCATCGAAGCCGCTATGAAGCTGACCAGGAATGCGACGAAGCGTCCTCTCTTCCTGGCGCATTCGGGAGCATTCCATGGTAGGACCATGGGCGCCCTCAGCCTTACGGCAAGCAAACCCATGCAACGAAAAGGCTCGCTACCCTTGATCCCTGACGTGGTGCACTTCCCGTTCCCGTATTGTTATCGGTGCCCCTGGAAGCAGACTTTCCCCGAGTGCGATTACTATTGCGTTGACTATTTCAAAGAGCAATATCTAGAGAAGTTCGTCAATGTCGATGATGTGGCAGCATACTTCTTCGAGTCGATACAGGGCGAGGGAGGGTACGTACCAGCCCCCCCTGACTACTTCAAGAAGATGGAGTTCCTCCGTAAGGAGGGTGTCCTGTTCGTCTCAGACGAGATTCAGACAGGTGTCGGGAGAACAGGGAAGTTCCTCGGCATAGAACATTATGGCATCATTCCGGATGTGGTCACCATCGCGAAGGGGATAGCGTCGGGACTGCCGCTCAGCGCGACCATAGCCAGGGCTGAGGTTATGGAGACTTGGAAGCCAGGCCAGCATGCGTCTACGTTCGGGGCGAACCCGGTAGCCGTCCAGGCGGCCTTGGCTACCCTCGATGTGATGAAGTCGGAGAAGCTGATGGAGAATGCGAATCGCGTCGGTGGGAGGGCAAAGAAACGTCTGTTAGAAATGAAGGAGAAATATGAAATCGTCGGGGATGTGAGAGGGAAGGGGTTGTTCCTGGGAGTGGAGATCGTTAAGGACAAGAAGAGCAAGGCACGAGGTGAAGCCGAGGTCAAACGTATTGTCGACTACTGCTTCCAGCGCGGCGTCCTTGTCATCACGGCAGGACGGAACACGCTTCGGCTGGTACCTCCCCTGAATATCGCCGAAGACGTGATGGATGAAGGCCTTGACATCGTGGAAGAGGCCGTAGCCGCCGTCAACTCGGCTGCTACGAAAGCCTAG
- a CDS encoding AAA family ATPase, which translates to MSEAIDEIFRRAKEGKPLFVNRDALSPDYVPVHLPFRDPQTRAVAQILAPILRGSKPSNLLLYGKTGTGKTAVTNYVLAKLKAEANNPNLVLAYVNTRLADGEYRTLADFARALNLSKDKQIPLTGLAIGEVIDRISENIRTNKKKVVLVLDEIDYLVKLFGDDILYAFTRSGNKLSPGFLAMVGISNDLKFKEGLDPRVLSSLSEEELVFPPYAVEELREILTERAGVAFRPGVASPAAINLCAAMAGSEHGDARRAIDLLRIAGEVAEREGLKEIDDTCIKKASDKMEVDRIDEAIRSLPVQNKAILLAVSRFKGGTNTGELYLAYSNLCKKLGLEVLTQRRLSGILGDLDLLGLVEASVVSKGRRGRTKKIQLLIDEETLEKTLSEDPTFGATS; encoded by the coding sequence TTGTCCGAGGCCATCGACGAGATTTTTCGCAGGGCGAAGGAAGGTAAGCCACTTTTCGTCAACAGGGACGCCCTCAGTCCCGATTATGTCCCCGTCCATCTCCCGTTCCGCGACCCCCAGACTAGGGCCGTCGCCCAAATCCTCGCGCCAATCCTCAGAGGCTCGAAGCCCTCGAACCTCCTACTCTACGGAAAGACCGGGACTGGAAAGACAGCAGTCACCAACTATGTCCTTGCGAAGCTCAAGGCCGAAGCCAACAACCCAAACCTGGTCCTCGCTTATGTCAACACCCGTCTGGCAGACGGCGAGTACAGAACACTTGCAGATTTCGCACGCGCACTCAATCTGAGTAAGGACAAACAGATACCACTCACAGGCCTTGCGATAGGGGAGGTCATAGACAGGATTTCGGAGAACATAAGGACCAACAAGAAGAAAGTGGTCCTGGTCCTCGACGAGATAGATTATCTTGTGAAGCTCTTTGGCGATGACATACTCTATGCCTTCACCCGCTCTGGAAACAAACTGTCACCCGGGTTTCTCGCAATGGTAGGGATTTCGAACGACCTGAAGTTCAAAGAAGGGCTCGACCCCCGGGTCCTGAGCAGCCTCAGCGAAGAAGAGCTCGTCTTCCCACCATATGCCGTCGAAGAGCTCAGGGAGATACTTACAGAGAGGGCGGGCGTGGCATTCAGGCCAGGAGTCGCCTCTCCCGCAGCCATCAATCTGTGTGCTGCCATGGCAGGATCGGAGCATGGCGACGCGAGGCGGGCCATCGACCTCCTGAGGATAGCGGGGGAGGTAGCGGAACGCGAGGGTCTCAAAGAGATTGACGATACCTGCATCAAAAAGGCCTCCGATAAGATGGAAGTCGACAGGATAGACGAAGCGATCAGGTCCCTCCCGGTCCAGAACAAAGCAATACTCCTCGCGGTCTCTAGATTCAAAGGAGGGACGAACACCGGAGAACTCTATCTTGCCTACAGTAACCTCTGCAAGAAGCTCGGGCTGGAGGTCCTGACACAACGAAGGCTTAGTGGGATACTCGGGGACCTCGATCTCCTGGGGCTCGTTGAGGCCTCGGTGGTCAGCAAGGGGAGGCGGGGTAGGACGAAGAAAATTCAGCTCCTGATAGACGAAGAAACGCTCGAGAAGACGCTGTCGGAAGACCCGACATTCGGCGCCACCAGCTAG
- a CDS encoding geranylgeranylglyceryl/heptaprenylglyceryl phosphate synthase translates to MPKLGHDLIAVGPVERYLLDKTRNGPAVAALLDPENFTPKQAADTAGKAIEAGASLILVGGSTLANQSKVDGVVKAIKNHVGSHPSHTKSRRVPVVLFPGNITGVSRHADAILFSSLLNSTNPYFIIGAQAIGAVEVHKSRIESIPMGYLVFGNNSTTAFIGQVNNMPPTKPGLAVIYALAAKYLGMRTLYLEAGSGAGTPIPGETIDAVRRAYDGILIVGGGITDAEAASRAAGAGADLLVVGNLLQSSGYETTLREIVTATARR, encoded by the coding sequence ATGCCAAAGCTGGGGCATGATTTGATAGCCGTCGGACCCGTTGAGCGTTATCTCCTTGACAAAACCAGGAATGGACCGGCCGTCGCTGCGCTTTTAGATCCTGAAAATTTTACGCCTAAACAGGCGGCTGATACCGCAGGTAAGGCGATAGAGGCGGGCGCTTCATTAATTCTGGTCGGAGGGTCGACCCTTGCTAACCAGAGCAAGGTTGATGGGGTCGTGAAGGCGATTAAGAATCACGTGGGGTCACATCCTAGTCACACCAAATCACGCCGAGTTCCTGTGGTTCTTTTCCCTGGTAACATCACGGGTGTCTCCCGGCACGCAGATGCGATCCTCTTCAGTTCGCTGCTCAACTCTACTAACCCCTACTTCATCATAGGGGCACAGGCGATTGGGGCCGTTGAAGTCCATAAAAGCAGGATTGAGAGCATCCCTATGGGGTACCTCGTTTTCGGCAACAACAGTACGACTGCATTCATCGGTCAGGTCAACAACATGCCTCCAACCAAGCCGGGGCTGGCTGTCATCTATGCATTAGCTGCCAAGTACCTTGGTATGAGAACGTTGTATCTCGAGGCAGGAAGCGGCGCTGGCACGCCGATACCAGGAGAGACCATCGACGCGGTTAGGAGGGCTTATGATGGGATTCTGATTGTAGGAGGCGGCATCACAGATGCCGAGGCCGCTAGCAGAGCTGCAGGGGCCGGCGCCGACCTGCTCGTCGTTGGTAACCTTCTCCAATCGAGCGGATATGAGACGACCCTCCGAGAGATAGTAACGGCGACGGCTCGGAGATAG
- the albA gene encoding DNA-binding protein Alba has protein sequence MSEERKTVIVGQSKPLLNYVTACITMFNGGARQVVLRARGEAINMSVEVAQVLRKRFMSNVQISNITIDGESVTSRDGRQLNLPVLEIELSIPV, from the coding sequence GTGTCAGAAGAGAGGAAGACGGTAATCGTCGGCCAAAGCAAGCCTCTTCTCAATTACGTGACTGCCTGCATCACCATGTTCAACGGCGGTGCGAGACAGGTTGTCCTCAGAGCCAGGGGAGAAGCCATCAACATGTCAGTGGAGGTCGCCCAAGTGCTGAGGAAGCGCTTCATGAGTAACGTCCAGATTTCCAACATCACCATCGATGGTGAGAGTGTTACGTCGAGGGATGGGAGACAGCTCAACCTCCCCGTGCTGGAGATAGAGCTTTCAATCCCTGTGTAG
- a CDS encoding dienelactone hydrolase family protein, whose amino-acid sequence MGPQGSYLGSRPCVIVLHEVWGADAHIRNVCKRLRKSGFTAIAPSLYKGYESLLTPPNIQRAMDVVWGLSLEERRDKRKVAREIARKGVGPEVQDVLSLLYDQGFRDGMLEIVIDAIRDAKAKHERVATLGFSLGGGLSLMAATKPGHPDAAVAYCAEPPNLSAFRGAAIPTLVICASHDELMNPLMPAFMDAALTHGIDLLVKTIPNTHHDFFNENLKDRYNRVAAEEAWETTIWFLRRALVAKLPSQRNNSG is encoded by the coding sequence TTGGGTCCACAAGGTTCCTATCTTGGGAGTCGACCTTGTGTCATCGTCCTGCACGAGGTCTGGGGGGCCGACGCGCACATCAGGAATGTCTGTAAACGCCTCCGTAAATCTGGATTTACAGCCATCGCCCCGTCTCTCTACAAAGGGTATGAGTCTCTTCTTACACCCCCTAACATCCAGAGAGCCATGGACGTCGTGTGGGGTTTGTCGCTGGAGGAGCGACGCGACAAGAGGAAAGTGGCTCGCGAAATCGCGAGGAAGGGCGTCGGCCCCGAAGTCCAGGATGTCTTGTCGCTCTTGTACGATCAGGGATTCAGGGATGGGATGCTGGAAATCGTCATCGACGCAATCAGGGACGCAAAGGCGAAACACGAGAGGGTAGCCACCCTCGGGTTCTCCCTCGGCGGGGGGCTCTCACTAATGGCAGCGACTAAGCCGGGACACCCAGATGCCGCGGTTGCGTACTGCGCAGAGCCGCCGAATCTATCTGCCTTCCGAGGGGCAGCAATCCCAACACTGGTGATCTGTGCCAGCCACGACGAGCTCATGAATCCACTTATGCCCGCCTTCATGGACGCCGCCCTGACGCACGGAATCGACCTGCTGGTCAAGACAATCCCGAACACCCACCACGACTTCTTCAACGAGAACTTGAAAGATCGCTACAACCGGGTCGCCGCAGAGGAGGCATGGGAGACCACAATCTGGTTCCTGAGGAGAGCGCTGGTGGCGAAACTCCCCTCTCAAAGAAATAATAGTGGTTGA
- a CDS encoding DNA-directed DNA polymerase II small subunit, producing MSEPKAIAKVLASGYMLDARAFDMISSLPAGTDADGLVEKLLEQKAAMPTEARVITEDDVARLIPREAPPVREAPEERAPAELEVLSDPTQAIAPAEGAEGFGKLFHDRYRRLFSIVQERLDTRESATVATTKNLAPGKKVMVAGLLADRSSRRGSVEIRVDDPTGTLKAACQDALVEKAALEAPLDSMVVVEVARAKSGSLFVDSLVLPDVPGHRVVSASHRVYAVLLSDLHIGSRMFLADDFHRFIQWLNGNLGDRDIVGRIKYLVVAGDLIDGVGVYPGQEFQLAERDPKKQYEMAGELLARVPNHIQIVLSPGNHDTVRQALPQPAVPIDMAESLYAMDNVRWVGDPAYVKLHGVSFLLYHGKSLDDVIATTPNLAYDRPTDAMKLLLRARHLAPTYGKRTALSPEVRDYMVVDRVPDVFHAGHVHTYGELTYRGTLLVNSGTWQAQTNFQMNMGLEPTPSVVPVVDLSRLEVVRRNFGAAGFAS from the coding sequence GTGTCGGAGCCCAAGGCTATAGCGAAAGTGCTGGCGTCAGGGTACATGCTTGACGCCAGGGCCTTCGATATGATTAGTTCGCTCCCGGCGGGGACCGACGCCGATGGTCTGGTGGAGAAGCTCCTTGAGCAGAAGGCGGCGATGCCAACAGAAGCGAGAGTCATCACTGAGGACGACGTTGCGAGATTAATCCCCCGCGAGGCACCGCCAGTCCGCGAGGCACCCGAAGAACGCGCTCCGGCAGAGCTCGAGGTCCTTTCCGACCCGACGCAGGCCATAGCACCCGCTGAGGGAGCTGAGGGTTTCGGCAAGCTCTTCCATGACAGATATCGTCGGCTCTTTTCCATAGTACAAGAGCGACTCGACACCCGGGAGAGCGCGACCGTGGCGACCACCAAGAACCTGGCACCAGGAAAGAAGGTCATGGTAGCCGGATTACTGGCAGACCGTTCGAGCAGGAGAGGAAGCGTTGAGATCAGGGTCGACGACCCGACGGGCACCCTGAAAGCGGCCTGCCAAGACGCGCTGGTGGAGAAGGCGGCTTTGGAGGCTCCCTTGGACAGCATGGTGGTGGTTGAAGTTGCGCGCGCGAAGTCTGGGTCATTGTTCGTCGATTCCCTTGTTCTTCCCGACGTCCCTGGGCACCGGGTCGTCTCCGCCTCTCACCGCGTCTATGCGGTCCTTCTCTCAGACCTGCACATAGGGAGCAGGATGTTCCTGGCTGACGACTTCCACCGTTTCATTCAGTGGCTCAATGGGAACCTAGGAGACAGGGATATAGTCGGCCGCATCAAGTATCTGGTAGTAGCCGGGGACTTGATCGATGGGGTCGGGGTCTACCCAGGCCAGGAGTTCCAGCTCGCGGAAAGGGATCCGAAGAAGCAGTACGAAATGGCTGGTGAGCTCCTCGCTCGGGTGCCCAACCACATCCAGATTGTCCTCTCCCCCGGCAACCATGACACTGTGAGGCAGGCCCTTCCGCAGCCTGCGGTCCCCATAGACATGGCCGAGTCGCTCTATGCGATGGACAACGTCAGATGGGTCGGAGATCCCGCCTATGTCAAACTACATGGGGTGAGCTTTCTGCTCTACCATGGAAAGAGCCTAGATGACGTCATAGCTACGACGCCGAACCTGGCCTACGACAGGCCGACAGACGCCATGAAGCTCCTCCTCAGGGCGAGGCACCTCGCGCCCACCTATGGGAAGAGAACCGCCCTCTCGCCCGAGGTTCGGGACTACATGGTAGTGGACCGGGTCCCTGATGTCTTTCATGCAGGACATGTGCACACCTATGGGGAGCTCACCTACAGGGGGACGTTGTTAGTTAATTCAGGGACGTGGCAGGCACAGACCAATTTCCAGATGAATATGGGGCTCGAGCCCACGCCCAGCGTCGTCCCTGTGGTGGACCTTTCCCGGCTCGAAGTGGTGCGACGCAACTTCGGCGCAGCAGGGTTTGCTTCCTAG
- a CDS encoding FAD-dependent thymidylate synthase yields MKVSLVWASPSPERTIAIAMRRCYSTKPIEDIEAELELRGAEYWKYLLTKALQDKSLDVLEHFTMTLLVEETGDAEVGGLLQGFPYLRATHLKDSDWLVSLNSRTLVELWRNPIGKQFAGLVVSELDTRSVCPVFNEVAFGGHTRAG; encoded by the coding sequence ATGAAGGTTTCTCTCGTTTGGGCAAGCCCTTCTCCGGAAAGGACTATTGCGATTGCCATGAGGAGATGTTACAGCACGAAACCCATAGAAGACATCGAGGCGGAGCTCGAGCTGAGAGGGGCAGAATACTGGAAGTACCTCCTTACGAAGGCCCTCCAGGATAAATCCTTGGATGTCCTTGAGCATTTTACTATGACCCTGCTTGTCGAGGAAACCGGGGACGCCGAGGTCGGGGGGCTCCTCCAAGGTTTCCCGTACTTACGCGCGACCCACCTCAAAGACTCCGACTGGCTCGTGTCGTTGAACTCCAGGACGCTGGTCGAGTTGTGGCGGAACCCGATTGGGAAGCAGTTCGCTGGCCTAGTCGTGTCAGAACTTGACACCAGGTCCGTCTGTCCGGTCTTCAATGAAGTCGCTTTTGGAGGGCACACCCGTGCGGGTTAA